Genomic window (Juglans microcarpa x Juglans regia isolate MS1-56 chromosome 2S, Jm3101_v1.0, whole genome shotgun sequence):
TTAAGTTCCTAGTCTCGCTTCGTGGTTGCCTTTGAACGACTATTTTCAATAGCAATAAGAAGGGCTCTAAATTGATCCTCAAAGCCTGCACAAGAAATACCAAGCACAGAATACGTCTCCTCCACCTGCTTAAACACCCAATCTGATGCAGATACATCCAGATTAGGGGAAATTGTGCATAAAGGAGCTGGTTCCTCCATCCCCCTCAACAGAAGGCCCATTGTCTAGACTGGTCACTACCAAAACCGAGTCTTGATCCCACGACTGAGGCTGAAAGTGAGTTTTCATGTCCATCGACACCCCTTCAAAAAGTAAGACAGCCACCTGCGGAGGCGATGATGCTGCTACTACCGTTGAGGGCTCACCTAATTCCATCAGCATGTTCTGTGACTCCATCGGCAAGTTCTGTTGGGAAGAAACCAGAGAACCTGCTTCACCCGACGCCTCCAGAGGAAGTATAATGGGCCACGACGGTGGAAAAGGTGCCACGATTGCCTTAGGAAGCCCATGAGCCTCAGTCGACCAATTCTGTGCATGGCCCAGTACGGCAAAGCCACTCAAGGTGGTGCAATCAGCTTCGGCATCTCCACCAGCAATAAAAGATTGGGCTTTGGTTAAAACAGCTTCGGCTACAGTCACCAGCGGTTGAATAGGGAGGGCAACAACCGTCGAAGGCCCAGCCGCCTCAGTTGACCGGGTCTGTGCATGACTCAGCCCCTCCATGTCGCTTGAAACAATGCAAGAGATCGCGCCACCAGTCGTGTCACCTGAGCCAATCCCGTCGCTTGAGCCACCCCTGTGAACACCCTCCGACAGGGGTGCCACTACCTTCGCCGAAAACGCTACGGGTGGAAGGCCCCCGCCACCCTCGACGCAAGCCACAACTGCGGGTGGAAGGGAAGCCCCATGCCTCCTCCACACAGGCCTCGTGGGTCTGGATGCTTCCCTGGAGTGTCTGGGCCCGTATAATGGGCCCTTCCCCTTAGCAAGCCCAGCAGAGAGGCCAGCTTCAGGCC
Coding sequences:
- the LOC121253063 gene encoding uncharacterized protein LOC121253063 yields the protein MVYGKTISIELKSFEISREGRWLILTERGWKFVKSMKMELATARWFCRVLEDGVHARRKGFYASYREGDRGFTVQRGSNVQGAFMALEEHRGGGRCNCIFVPDDKDGRGWRKLAEGLREAASFGGHAPPTTAGASFLKPPQWYKEVLQTPRSVNISHQLDRRVASGDDSSIVLVGTQGCEEVGRRFVGFQKETIMRVLFDMQMQLGELQGNIIWLKRCVEDQGWDLIPGSSDGLVIGQVKGREPKGQQKGKATCGPEAGLSAGLAKGKGPLYGPRHSREASRPTRPVWRRHGASLPPAVVACVEGGGGLPPVAFSAKVVAPLSEGVHRGGSSDGIGSGDTTGGAISCIVSSDMEGLSHAQTRSTEAAGPSTVVALPIQPLVTVAEAVLTKAQSFIAGGDAEADCTTLSGFAVLGHAPKAIVAPFPPSWPIILPLEASGEAGSLVSSQQNLPMESQNMLMELGEPSTVVAASSPPQVAVLLFEGVSMDMKTHFQPQSWDQDSVLVVTSLDNGPSVEGDGGTSSFMHNFP